The nucleotide window gaaaaacacagaattgttgacatttttgcagatttattaaaatacaaaaactgaaatgtcacaTAGGAGCTCCCTTTTGATGTAATACAGACATGAGTCTTttggggaaagatgcaacacgtttttcacacctggatttggggatcctctgctattcctatcttggtctcatcagaccatcttatttctcaccatcttggagtccttcatgtgtttttagcaaacgccatgcaggctttcatgtgtcttgcactgaggagaggcttctgaTGGTCCCCATAAAGCCCCGagtggtggagggctgcagtaatggttgactttctacatcTCCCGACAGCGTCTCTGGCGCTCAGcgacagtgatctttgggttcttctttgcCTCTCTCACCAGTTTGGCCAGCTGGCGAGCTCTagaaagggttctggtcatcccaaacatcttccatttaaggattatggaggtcactgtgcttttaggaaccttaagtgcagcagaatgttTTGTAACCTTGTgacttgccacaattctgtctccaAGCTCTACttgcagttcctttgacctcttgattctcatttgctctgacatgcattgtgagctgtaaggtcttttATAGACAGGGGCGTGGCtttcaagtccaatcagtataatcaaacacagctggactcaaatgaaggtgtagaacaaGCAAAGGGTCTGATACTTAGgatatgtgatatttcagtttttctttgttaataaatgtgcaaaaatgtcaacaattctgtgtgtttttctgtcacaaTGGGGTGCTGTATGTACATCGATGACGAAAATTTAACAGAGATCAAGTTTGAGGTGATAATTTACGTTTTGATGCTCACAACTTAAACTTCCTTCACTTTATTAGCCCAACAATCCTCTCAGTTCCCTTAATGGTATGATGCatgtgaagaaaaaaatcccCTGTTCAGCAACCAAACCTCAGTCAAAGAGGGGGAATTTTTAAAACGTCTCAGGTGGGAACGAGTTCAGGTCTTAATGCTGGAAGCTTTCAAAAGCACCCTCCATGCTTCTGAACAGCAGTGCACCCAGCAGCACATCCTTTTGTCTGAGCTTGATGAATGGAAAATTTTGGTCAGGATTTGATGGATGCTCCTTGCCTTGATCCCATGGGAAAAACATTCAGGAGCGTCTTAACATTTGAAGGGATAATCTTCAAACAGAATCATATCGCTCTCATCTTGACACCAGAGTGTTAAATGACGGGTAAATAAGCTGGATAGTAGCTAATGCAGGTGGGTAATGTGTATTTTAACACATGTAATGATTTGGAGCAACCTTGTGACGCTGCCTCCTCTCATGTCCCTGCAGCACATCAACAACGATCACATCCATGGCGAGAAGAAGGAGTTTGTGTGCCGCTGGGAAGAGTGCTCCCGCGAACAGAAGCCATTCAAGGCCCAGTACATGCTGGTGGTGCACATGAGGCGgcacaccggagagaagccaCACAAGTGCACGGTGAGAGGCAGCACACGTCCTTTTTAAGGGCAGATGTCTTAGAAGAGTAGAAGGCAGATGCAGCATTTATAGTCCACAATAATCTGTTCTGTGCGTACAGTCCTTATTTGAAGGGTGAGTGTTGTAAcatattcataaattattttttttataatgaatgaatgaacattaCTACAAAGTTATGGAAAATTAAGTTTGTTCCATAATTTATGACATTGGCTTGGTAAAAATGaattttcttcacatttttcttattaaaagCATGTCTGATTACTTGGGCGACAGGAGTTTACATCACTGATAAAAGGGTGGACCAAGTATGGTTctacatagatttttttataattttttaaacatatatttatttggatTTTAGTTATGAACATGCACACATCAAACAACTAGAACAAATGTCagctaatgaaaacaaaacaacaaaataaatgattaataaaatataaacaattaaataaaaaagaatattgtACATGTATTAGTGCACATTCCCCATATTTAGGTACAAAGAATTCAGAAGACTTCTTTCTCACAATGTGGGACCAAAACATCTATAGCGCTGTGTTTAGTTGTGTGGGGAAATGCAACGTAACTACCCTAAAATCGAATTCCAGTCTAATTTGGAATACAGTACTGCACACACAACGACTGAGGTATTATGTAGGATTAAGGATTTATGTAGGATTTTCTGTATATAGTATGAACTTGCCTTCAAATGCACAATGGTGATAGAATATAGTGTTGCGATATAACACAAGTAATAACATGATActaatatttttatgtatatgtaattATGCAGTTAAATATAGTGTTAAAATTAAGTGATTCCCAATATTCGTTAACTGAATCATCccatgaataataatgaatcaAACTTCTATGTgcgtgtttttttattatttttgaagtTAAGTTTTGGTTTCTCCTGCTTGCTGTAAAGTCCTGGTCCAGTAGTCCAAAGAGTTTTGCGTAGTGCTTCATCTGTTCCAAGATCCCTTTAAACTGAGGAGAGTGCGCAGCAATGATTGATAGGCTGGGGGGGTAATTAAGGCTGCAGGAGAAGAGCAGGACCTTGGGTCCTTATTAAGACCTGTGGCTGGTACACCCTGTACACATTCCCACCAGACCAGGCTGCCGAGGGAATTTGGACTTTTATGTTGGCTTTTTGAAATAATCCAATTTGATCTTATCACACCCAGTGCCAATTTATCAGTGGAAAGTTAACTGATGGAATACCAaattataacaaaaaataattccaGTCCACAGGGAGACTTTGACAGGCACTGTGTGGAAATACTGGTGATTAGTTAGAAGCAGAGTTTGCTAAACTAGCAGTACATCATCATGAATTTGTCATTCCTTGTCACCCTACATCTCACTTCCTTTCTCTTCAGTTTGAAGGCTGCTCTAAGGCCTACTCACGTTTGGAAAACCTCAAGACTCACCTGAGGTCTCACACAGGGGAGAAGCCATACGTCTGTGAGCATGAAGGCTGCAACAAAGCCTTCTCCAACGCCTCTGATCGAGCAAAGCACCAGAACCGTACACACTCTAATGAGGTACAGAATTACAGTGCACCCCACTCTCAAAGCAAAGAGTAGTGATGTTTACTGGACAATTCATGTAATGCAAGTTGTTGAACAAATGTGGCACTGAGTAGCTGTAGCCATAGGTTAAAACCCCATTTAGTTCCATTGTGTGCTacttgccataaatgtaaatttcatttgCCTCCTCCCCATCAGAAACCTTACGTGTGCAAGATCCCAGGCTGTACGAAGCGTTACACAGACCCCAGTTCCCTCAGAAAGCATGTTAAGACCGTGCACGGCCCAGACGCTCATGTCACTAAAAAGCAGCGTGGAGACGCCCCACCAAAGCCCCAGCCTCCCAGGGAAAATGGGGAGAATGATGGCAGTTTTAAGGGTGGCAGGGGTTCAGATGGGGCAGTAGAGGCCAACAGCACCACTCGTGGAATGGAGGACTGCTTGCAGGTCAAGTCAATAAAGACAGAAAACTCTGTGGTAAGATCTCGATCTGCTCATCTCCGCTTTGCCTTGtgcatcatcagcatcatcttttttttcccctcacaattttaattaaactttcTCTGCAACTGCAATTTGCCAGGAAAGAGACTTGAATCATATTGTGccataaaaaaatctacactCATTTGGTTAATGCTAAAATAGTTTGAAATGACCTTTTTCATGCATACTGTAGACCGATGTGTCGTATATGAATGGCCAATCCTCAGCTTTCATACTGACAACTGCTAACACTGCTTTGTAATTTTATGAACAATGTCTCTAGGGAATCTCATCaagatattttaaataaaaaaaatgttcacttcGCTCATCTCAAAGATCAGAATTTTGTGGTCAAATTTGGAGGTCATTTTGTGTCATTCTGAGCATGATATGACATAAAAAATCTTTTGATTTGCTCCAAACATTCAAACACTCAGCAAACATTTTGGTTTGCTGATCAAAGGTCACCGCAAGGATTGTCTGAAGTGATGGTGGAGGGAGCAGGGATACCTCATGTAACAATAAATACGcttaaatgtacagtacaggccaaaggtttggacacaggTTTGGACAAAGGTTGGcacctttgtcttcactctgcggtccagctcaccccaaaccatctcgactgggtttaggtccggtgactgtggaggtcaggtatccacgttttgttaagtacataactccacatgtgttcattcatagttttgatgccttcagtgagaatctaccaaagtaaatggtcatgaaaataaagaaaaaacacattgaatgagaaggtgtgtccagacttttggcctgtactgtatgtgatatgcatatttaaatttactgcatttggcagacttaCAACATTTTTTGCTTTAAGATATATGTCTTTCTAATTCCTCTTGATCTGACTTGATCTGACACAATTAGCTTAATAACTCTTACACTATAATAATGTAAGAGCCCTCTAttctctttaaaatgttttagccGTTATGTCCTTTGTTTGATGTCTGTCTTTCACTAACATTTCCTCTCATCCCTTTAACCCTTCCTTGTGGATAGGCCTTACTAAGGTGAGCAGTCCTTCTAGTAACAGAATAAGCATGTACATTCACTGACAttgtacatttctttttctgaaaaacaCTATTAATAAGATCAGCACAGCATCAACCACCACCCACATCTactctcagcctccatcacctcATGTTCCATCCTTCGGTATTAATATTCAGGGGCCAGTAATGTTGATTGGATGTTCGGAAGAAGCAGCCAGCACAGTCACGCTGTGATCAAAATAGGCTTTCTAGTTTTGTCCAGAATTAATCATCACTGCATGTCTTCACATGGGGCGCTGGGATCGTGACAAATTTTCCTTGTCATAACTACTGTATGGAGGGAATGCAAATTTAGTTTTAAAATAAACTTGGTTAAATAAAGAAAGGCACATCGTTGCAGTTCATTAAAAAGTATTATAGTTAACAATAATGACAGCTTAATTGATCTGTGCCTGATATAATTTCCTTGATCCAGATGTATCAGTCCAGCCCTGGTGGTCAGTCATCATGTAGCAGCGAGCAGTCACCACTTGGCAGTGCCACCAACCATGACAGTGGAGTAGAGATGGCCCTGCACAGTGGGGGAAGCCTTGGGGACCTGAGTGCTTTGGACGAACCCCCTGTGGTGGACTCCACCGGATCCCCAGGGAATTCTGCCTCGGTGGGCCTCCAACTCCGTAAAAACAGGGGAGCCCTGCTCCAGCTGGAGCACCTGAAGAAAGAGAAACTGAAGAGTGTGAGGGACTCCTGTTCCTGGGCCAACGTGGCTCCACAAGTTAAAAACATCAAACTACCGCCCCTTCCAGCTGTCGGTGAGTCTCCTGGACATCAAATCATGTCAAGTTCAGTAGATAAAATATTCATCATACACACAAGTATGTGAAAATGCCTGTAAACGTTGCGCAGCGTGCCTAAGATGAAAACTGTGTAATCTTTAGGGTCCATGATGGAGAGTGTCATTCATGCTCCACGGCTCAGTGACCTATCAACCTGCGAGGTAACCATGCTCAACCAGCTGAATGAGCGTAGAGacagcaccaccagcagcttGGGCTCATCCTACACCCTGAGTCGCCGGTCCTCAGGCATCTCGCCGTGCTACTCCAGCCGACGCTCCAGCGAAGCGTCGCAGTTTGGAGGGCGCCCTAACAACATCAGCTCAGCTGATTCATATGATCCCATATCAGCTGATCTGTCGCGCCGGTCCAGTGAGGCCAGCCAATGTGGaggtgggggaggagggggactCCCCAGTCTGCTTAGCCTCACCCCAGCTCAGCACTATCGGCTGAAGGCCAAATATGCAGCTGCCACTGGGGGCGCCCCACCCACGCCCCTTCCTAACATGGAGCGTATGAGCCTAAGGACACGGATGGCCCTATATGGGGACTCAAATGAGGTTTTGTCCCCCATGCTTCATGCCTCTTCTACAGCTGCTCCAAGACGGTGTAGTGATATTGGTTATAGTGCCCCAGGCATGATGCCCCATGAGTTGCCCAACAGTCTTCCACGCAGGGCCAGTGACCCAGTACGTCGCCCTGCACTGGACCCGCTATCGCTACCCAGAGTCCAGCGATACAACAGCGTAAGCACCATGAACTCAGCAAGGATACCTCCAACCGAGCGCCGGGGCTTGAGTGGCCTTCAGAACAATGCATGGTCAGATGGGAGCCTTCAACGCCATCCTTTCATCCAGAGACCACCAAGCATCTCAGAAAATGCCATCATGGAGACCATGGCTATGGACCAGGCTGAAGATGACATGGTGCTTCCAGATGATGTAGTCCAGTACCTCAGATCCCAGAATGGAGGATCAGCTCAGGACGCAGGAGTGGGCAACTATGCTAACGGTCCAACACAGGCCAGCATGCCCACACAGCAACAACAATTTTATGGTCAAAGACGCATGGCTATGGTAGACACCAATATGAACCTTTCTAGTCAGGCATTAAGCCCTGCTTCCCTCGAACAATTTACTGCTTCACCCAACTTAATTAAGAACAACATGCCCGTCCAATGGAATGAAGTTAGCTCTGGGACAGTGGATGCCATGGCTAGGCTTCCAAAACAGCAGCTTATTCGGGGTAACTTAGCTGTGGTGCAGCAAAAGCAGAGCGGTTTCCCCTACCAGGGCTTAGGCTCAAACCAGCAGGTTGTTCCAATGAGGCAGAATGTGGCTGCTGTACAGCAGGCCAGTGTGCAAAGGAACACCCAACGGATGAACTCTGTTCAGCAGTTTAGACAGACCTCCACCAACCCCTGCCAGGGTATTGATGTACAGGTGAGCCCAGAGCAGGGTTGTGGGCTGGATGTAGTTCCAAACCAACGGCCAATATATAATGGTATCAGTCTACCTAACAGAGCAGTGGTGCAGCAGAATGGAGACTTTCAGCACTACAGGTCCTCCTATTCGCAGATGAACCAGGCCATCCAGCAGAATTTCACTCACCAGAACACAAACCGACCTCTGATGCAGCCAAGACCCCCAGCAGAGCCCAAGCCTTCCAGCCGGCAGCAGCTTCCAGCTTCAAACACATTGCAGCCAGCAGGATACCTCCAGCCCCACCTGAACTCCGACCTCAACACATCAGAAGCCAGCCCAAAGAGACCAGGCTCCATAGCCCAGCAGCAGAATGGGGGCCACAATGGAACCATTTACTACTCGGGTGAAATCCACATGCTGGGTTCTAACATCAACTTTGATTCTCCCATGTCCCCATGCACCAGCCAGGAGCCAGGCAACCTGGCAGCAACCATGGCATCACCAGGAGCCAACCAGGTCACCAGCACAGTGGACTCTCAGGCAGTAGAGCACGCTCAAATTGATTTTGATGCTATGTTGGATGATGGAGACCATTCCAGCCTCATGTCAGGCACACTTAGTCCAGGTCTCTTGCAAAGTCTCTCCCAGAATTCCTCCCGGTTGACAACACCTCGCAACTCAGTGACGCTGGCTTCAGTTCCAGCAGGAATTGGCAATATGGCCATTGGAGACATGAGCTCAATGTTGACTGCTCTAGCAGAGGAGAGCAAGTTCCTCAATATGATGGCCTGAAAACATTGCTCACGTTTTACCACATCGTTACATCAGGAAGGAGTGTGCTTGCTTCGGAACTCTTCACGCACAATTCTAATGACGCTTGTGTCtattttacaccaaatggtGTCCCTTTGGGGAACAAAATCCCTACATGAACATTCTAGTAATGAAAAAGCACTGATCTTTACAACAGAACTGGAGTGTTGACAGAGACCCACATGGCATTATACTCCCACACTTATCATAAAAGCCATACATCATTCTGTTAATGACTCTTTCTTAACACTAAGTATTTGTAGGCGCCCTTTATTTTGGCTGTGCACTGATAGTAGTTCACCAAGTGCCTTGTAACAAAGAAGCAGTGTAAGCAAAATCAAACGAATATGTAATCATGTTGCAAAGTAGACTATAAAGAGTATGGATACTCACAGTGTAACTCTCAACTTAAGGCTTTTGTTTATAGACATACTACATGGTACATGCTTTAAATTATGTAAACACCCCGAGGCTACGTTGttgttctgttgttgttttgggttttttttccctgtaatTATGACAATGTGCTGTGGCATTTAGTTTCTTTTGTTATGCTAGATAAACAGAGTGTGGTTATGGAGATGCAAGCGAGGCCCGGCTAGTTACGTTTTCCAGATATCCTCCAAGTGCCCTCCAGGATTGGGGATCTCTGGATCCTTCACACTTGGCTGTATGATTGAGGAGTGCAGGGACATGCTTTTGAGTGTCAGGCCCACTCTCCCCAAGCGATGTCTTTTAAAGGAATATGTAAGTGCTCTTGGTCTTCTCAGCAGAGATCATGCTCCAATTAACAGGTTCATCACCCATGGGAGCTGCTGACGGACCTCAGGGACTTACAAAAGGAGCATAAGTTTCGATGCTGTGACTGGAGGGGGAAAAACCATCAAGCACAGGCAGATAGCAGACTCTCAGTTATTTGATTGTTTGAATTAAAGCAGCCTTTTATACTCAAATGTTcacatcattgtgtgtgtgtgcagcttttgtacattttaaatacaatatctgtttttttttttttatgggatttCTGCTTCAACTGTggtactgtgttgtgtatcttTTGAAATCACATGGTTGGCTCCCTTTGGGACACATGAAAGCAGACATCATTATTTAAGCTCTCCAGTGAACCATAATGAATTCCGTGagctatgaaaaaaaatctccatgtCAAAGTACAAGCTCAAGTGGATTTGTCTTGATCTAAAATGCTGAGGACTTGAGTCCCAGTTCTTCTGTGTGCGTGTTTTCTTGCTAAAGATATGCAGATGAGCATAATAATACAGCGCACATTCCTGGCCAACATCATTAGCTTTATACAGATGtaattctaatattttattacagtgtagAGTGGTACAAAACCACCATTGATCAATATTTTACTGTACTATGTTCTGCTGAAGTTCATGAAGTTGAGTACTGCTTTTTTTGGCCAAAGACTTCCCTCGCTCTGTTTTAAAAcgcaaaaaaagttttaatttgcTGCTTTTTACACATTCTGAAATGTTCTccaatgtattttttaacagtGCTGGCAACGACAAAAATCCCACTTGGTTCTGGAaacctctgcaaaaaaaaaaaaaaaaaggataaaaaaggAGACAAAACGCATGCAGAGCAGTTTCTAAAGTTAGCAGGCATGTTGTCCAAAATTAACAGTGGCAGTCGGGCCCAGAGGAAACGGCTGCAGGAACCACATAAAACGCCATTCGGGGAGGGAGAGGCGTGTGCTGGGGGCTAGAGGGGTGTCAAGTAAAAAAAGGGAGGCGGGGGCACAGATTCCACCCTGACGGCAAACTTTGCAGACGATTTCATTTGATCCAGATCTCGCTGATTGGTGCTGCCAGTGAAGTTCCTTATTCTCTTAGAGAAAAGATGGAAGAAAAATAGCCCCGGGCAAAGCAAGGCTGCGTAGCGTGGACGTGGAGTTGATCAGAAATGGACACGGCAGTGGTCAGATGAGCACACAAgtgcatggggaaaaaaagtgttgcGTGATGAGCTACGGCCGGAACATGTTGCCGCAGGAAAGAGGGGAGTTGTCGCAGAAAGTGTGGCAACTTTCCCTCAAATTTATCTGGCTTAGTTTAGTGACTGTAAACAGTTTTCATTTTGGGGAGGGGACATAAATCATGGCTCGATGTGGCACTGGAGCCACCCCTTATCATGACTCCGTCTCACATTAGCATCAGTGGTTCTCCTGCTCCATCGCTACAACTTCTTCCTGCAATCCCTGGATGCCGGAGTTAACAGAAATGCTTGAAGTcctcacacacatttcacaaggAAGACAACACAAAAGAGAGGTGGGTTAATTGAAAGCAAGTTTTTAAGAAACTAATGACTGAATGAGCTTGATTGTCAGGAAGATAATAACTGAGCTTGAGCTCAGGCCACTCAAACATACATGTCCTATAAATGTCTTTGATGCACCCTCCATTTTTTCGTCTTGTAGTAATTGACACTTGAGAAAGAGGCATGGCTTCCGTGCCTTCCACAGAAAATGTCCCCAGGGGCAGAAAATATTGAATACATAGAGAAtagttattaaaatatttctttagtACTTGGAATGCACCAATatgtatagaaatatatatcGGTTGTACATCAGGGGCACCCGTTTTAATCAGCATCACTAATCGTCATCCGTATTTATGTTTGTACTTCTGAATActatataaatgatttattgtttaCATAATTAATGGGAATTCCTTACATCTGTATGactaaattaattcattattattttaaacatcgGTATCGGCGTAGACTTGGTACATCCCTAAAAAATACATGTAGAAGTTTGACTCTCACTAGCTGG belongs to Denticeps clupeoides chromosome 9, fDenClu1.1, whole genome shotgun sequence and includes:
- the gli2a gene encoding zinc finger protein GLI2a isoform X2; its protein translation is METSAPTSTEKKECRTSPLDGSSFSDLPKKPSPTTVTRAPHPIFPTFHTPIPIDMRHHEGRYHYETHPLHTMHGPTGLAGSPVISDISLICLSPHAAATGETHFSPPHPYVNPHMEHYLRSAVHSSPTLSMISVARGLSPADVTHEHLKERGLFGLPPPPPGTSPAEYYHLMASHRSPYGELLMQTGAAAAAAATHLPDYINPVDMSRFPSPRLTPRLTRKRALSISPISDASIDLQTMIRTSPNSLVAYINNSRSSSAASSSYGHLSVGGISPTFTFPHPITPVAYQQLLSQQRSLSTFGHTPPLSHATPSFPIRQQLAGAPSSHPTSNTTSTESSQNAGGDSAVSSTVNPMVTKRSKVKTEVDGPRSISPCTQDHADMRDDLDKDECKQEPEAVYETNCHWEGCTKEYDTQDQLVHHINNDHIHGEKKEFVCRWEECSREQKPFKAQYMLVVHMRRHTGEKPHKCTFEGCSKAYSRLENLKTHLRSHTGEKPYVCEHEGCNKAFSNASDRAKHQNRTHSNEKPYVCKIPGCTKRYTDPSSLRKHVKTVHGPDAHVTKKQRGDAPPKPQPPRENGENDGSFKGGRGSDGAVEANSTTRGMEDCLQVKSIKTENSVMYQSSPGGQSSCSSEQSPLGSATNHDSGVEMALHSGGSLGDLSALDEPPVVDSTGSPGNSASVGLQLRKNRGALLQLEHLKKEKLKSVRDSCSWANVAPQVKNIKLPPLPAVGSMMESVIHAPRLSDLSTCEVTMLNQLNERRDSTTSSLGSSYTLSRRSSGISPCYSSRRSSEASQFGGRPNNISSADSYDPISADLSRRSSEASQCGGGGGGGLPSLLSLTPAQHYRLKAKYAAATGGAPPTPLPNMERMSLRTRMALYGDSNEVLSPMLHASSTAAPRRCSDIGYSAPGMMPHELPNSLPRRASDPVRRPALDPLSLPRVQRYNSVSTMNSARIPPTERRGLSGLQNNAWSDGSLQRHPFIQRPPSISENAIMETMAMDQAEDDMVLPDDVVQYLRSQNGGSAQDAGVGNYANGPTQASMPTQQQQFYGQRRMAMVDTNMNLSSQALSPASLEQFTASPNLIKNNMPVQWNEVSSGTVDAMARLPKQQLIRGNLAVVQQKQSGFPYQGLGSNQQVVPMRQNVAAVQQASVQRNTQRMNSVQQFRQTSTNPCQGIDVQVSPEQGCGLDVVPNQRPIYNGISLPNRAVVQQNGDFQHYRSSYSQMNQAIQQNFTHQNTNRPLMQPRPPAEPKPSSRQQLPASNTLQPAGYLQPHLNSDLNTSEASPKRPGSIAQQQNGGHNGTIYYSGEIHMLGSNINFDSPMSPCTSQEPGNLAATMASPGANQVTSTVDSQAVEHAQIDFDAMLDDGDHSSLMSGTLSPGLLQSLSQNSSRLTTPRNSVTLASVPAGIGNMAIGDMSSMLTALAEESKFLNMMA
- the gli2a gene encoding zinc finger protein GLI2a isoform X1 gives rise to the protein METSAPTSTEKKECRTSPLDGSSFSDLPKKPSPTTVTRAPHPIFPTFHTPIPIDMRHHEGRYHYETHPLHTMHGPTGLAGSPVISDISLICLSPHAAATGETHFSPPHPYVNPHMEHYLRSAVHSSPTLSMISVARGLSPADVTHEHLKERGLFGLPPPPPGTSPAEYYHLMASHRSPYGELLMQTGAAAAAAATHLPDYINPVDMSRFPSPRLTPRLTRKRALSISPISDASIDLQTMIRTSPNSLVAYINNSRSSSAASSSYGHLSVGGISPTFTFPHPITPVAYQQLLSQQRSLSTFGHTPPLSHATPSFPIRQQLAGAPSSHPTSNTTSTESSQQNAGGDSAVSSTVNPMVTKRSKVKTEVDGPRSISPCTQDHADMRDDLDKDECKQEPEAVYETNCHWEGCTKEYDTQDQLVHHINNDHIHGEKKEFVCRWEECSREQKPFKAQYMLVVHMRRHTGEKPHKCTFEGCSKAYSRLENLKTHLRSHTGEKPYVCEHEGCNKAFSNASDRAKHQNRTHSNEKPYVCKIPGCTKRYTDPSSLRKHVKTVHGPDAHVTKKQRGDAPPKPQPPRENGENDGSFKGGRGSDGAVEANSTTRGMEDCLQVKSIKTENSVMYQSSPGGQSSCSSEQSPLGSATNHDSGVEMALHSGGSLGDLSALDEPPVVDSTGSPGNSASVGLQLRKNRGALLQLEHLKKEKLKSVRDSCSWANVAPQVKNIKLPPLPAVGSMMESVIHAPRLSDLSTCEVTMLNQLNERRDSTTSSLGSSYTLSRRSSGISPCYSSRRSSEASQFGGRPNNISSADSYDPISADLSRRSSEASQCGGGGGGGLPSLLSLTPAQHYRLKAKYAAATGGAPPTPLPNMERMSLRTRMALYGDSNEVLSPMLHASSTAAPRRCSDIGYSAPGMMPHELPNSLPRRASDPVRRPALDPLSLPRVQRYNSVSTMNSARIPPTERRGLSGLQNNAWSDGSLQRHPFIQRPPSISENAIMETMAMDQAEDDMVLPDDVVQYLRSQNGGSAQDAGVGNYANGPTQASMPTQQQQFYGQRRMAMVDTNMNLSSQALSPASLEQFTASPNLIKNNMPVQWNEVSSGTVDAMARLPKQQLIRGNLAVVQQKQSGFPYQGLGSNQQVVPMRQNVAAVQQASVQRNTQRMNSVQQFRQTSTNPCQGIDVQVSPEQGCGLDVVPNQRPIYNGISLPNRAVVQQNGDFQHYRSSYSQMNQAIQQNFTHQNTNRPLMQPRPPAEPKPSSRQQLPASNTLQPAGYLQPHLNSDLNTSEASPKRPGSIAQQQNGGHNGTIYYSGEIHMLGSNINFDSPMSPCTSQEPGNLAATMASPGANQVTSTVDSQAVEHAQIDFDAMLDDGDHSSLMSGTLSPGLLQSLSQNSSRLTTPRNSVTLASVPAGIGNMAIGDMSSMLTALAEESKFLNMMA